AGCCGGGCATGCAGGTGCGTCTGCTGCGCGTGCTCCAGGACGGCGAGATCCGCCCGATCGGCTCGTCCGAGACGAAGCACGTCGACGTGCGCGTCATCGCCGCGACGAACCGCGACCTCCGCAAGGAGGTCGAGGCCGGGCGCTTCCGCGAGGATCTCTTCTACCGGCTGCGCGTCGTCGAGATCGCCGTGCCGCCGCTGCGCGAGCGCCGCGACGACATCCCGCCGCTCGCGCACCACTTCCTCGACCGCGCCGCCGCGCGCATGCAGCGCGAGGTGCGCGGCTTCACGAACGCCGCGATGGACCTGCTCGTCGCCGCGCGCTGGCCGGGCAACGTGCGTCAGCTCGAGAACGAGATCGAGCGCGCGATCGCGCTGGCGCCGCCCGAGGCGACGACGATCAGCGACGACATGCTGTCGGCCGAGCTGCGCGGGCCGGGCGCGGCGGCGGTCGCCGCCGCCGCCGACGCGCCCATCACCGACTGGAACCTCAACGACGCGGTGGATCGCCTCAAGGCCCGCCTGATCCTCGGCGCCCTGCGCGAGACGGGCTCGAAGACGCGCGCGGCCGAGCGCCTCGGCATCCCGCGCCAGTCGCTCCAGAAGATGATGAAGCGCCTGCAGCTCGCGGACGCCGACGCCGAGCCCGCCGATGCCGCGCCCGCCGGCCGCGGCGCCAAGTAGAATCCCGCCCGATGGAAGTGCTCCACTACGCCGACGTCGAGACTCCCGTCGGATCGCTGCGCGTCGTGTCCTCGGGGCGCGGGCTCGTGTACGTGGAGCTGCCGAACGCGAGCGGTCGCGGGCTCGCGGGCTGGATGAAGCAGAACGCGCCGGGCGGGAGGCTCCTCGAAGGCTATGCGCCGAACCGCGCCGCCGCCGTCCAGCTCGTCGACTACCTCGAGGGCAAGCGCCAGCGCTTCGATCTCTCGCTCGACCTGCGCGCGACGCCCTTCCAGCTCGCCGTCTACGACGAGGTCGCGCGCGTCGGGTTCGGCGAGACGGCGACGTACGCGGAGATCGCCGCGCGCATCGGTCGGCCGAAGGCCGTGCGCGCCGTCGGCGCCGCGAACGGCGCCAACCCGATCCCGCTCGTCGTCCCGTGCCACCGCATCATCGCGAGCAGCGGGCGGCTGCACGGCTATGCGGGCGGGCTCGAGCTGAAGGCGCGGCTGCTCGCACTCGAGAGCGCCGAGCGCGCCGCGCCGCCCGAGGGCTGGCTCCTCTAGAGGATGGAACGCGCGCCGCGGCTGCGGTGCGCGCGACGACCGGGAACGCAACACAGCAACGAGGACGAGGAGGGAGTTCGATGTCGATGGAACGGATGCGGGCGCAGTGGCGGCTCGTCGCGATCGCGGCGTTCGCGCTCGCGAGCTTCGCGTGCGCGAACGCGGGCGG
This genomic interval from Myxococcota bacterium contains the following:
- a CDS encoding methylated-DNA--[protein]-cysteine S-methyltransferase produces the protein MEVLHYADVETPVGSLRVVSSGRGLVYVELPNASGRGLAGWMKQNAPGGRLLEGYAPNRAAAVQLVDYLEGKRQRFDLSLDLRATPFQLAVYDEVARVGFGETATYAEIAARIGRPKAVRAVGAANGANPIPLVVPCHRIIASSGRLHGYAGGLELKARLLALESAERAAPPEGWLL